GATAAAGAGGGTGGACGATAGATTGAGGGTCGAATTGTCGATGGAGTCTGATGAAGTGAGAAGGCTTGTTTTTGATTGACCAGTCCGGGCTATTCCCTTCACATTTTAAGTAAGGAAATTACGACCAAGGCTACCACTCCTTTTGTCATGCTGTTGGTAGGCCAGCTTGTTGATACTTTTTGGAGAGAGCGTAGGAACTTAAGTGAATATAAGTTCTAGGGAACGCATATATGCGTTCCCTACATTTAGGAGCTAGCAAGCTTATACTGAGTTAACGAAACTACTGTTAGACTAACCTACGAAGCACACATTAACTTTAAAAGTATTACCGGATTCTCTACCATTATACCCTTGCAACGGACTTAAAGTAGATTAAATTAGGCATGAATTTGGTATAATGGACTAAGCCAAAACGAGAGGAGACAAAGAGATGGGAGGAAGACTGAAATTCGGAATTACCGGCTCTGTCCCTGGAGAATCCACTGACAATTTAATCAAACAGACCGTGCAATACGAGAGAGGAGGTTTTGATACCGTTTGGTTTCCCGATCATGTGGTCTTCATGGCAAAGACCATAACGCCGGAGGTATGGTCTGTCATCACTGCGGCATCCACGAAGACAAAGAGGATTGAAATGGGAACAATCGGCGATGCTCACAGGATGCACCCGGCGATTTTTGCCCATAGGCTGGCCACGGTTGACCACATATCAAACGGTAGAATTTTCGTTTGCGTCGGCTATGGAGAGAAGATGAACCTCGATCCCTACGGGATAAAATGGGATAAGCCGCTCAAGCGGGTGGTGGAATCGGTGAAAATCATGCGGGCCCTCTGGAAAGGAGAGGCTGTTGAATTCGATGGAGAATTCTACAGGCTGTCCGGGGCGGAGTTGAGAATAAAACCCTGGAGTGAAAAGGGTATCCCAATTTATATAGCGGCAACCGCTCCCCGGGCACTCAGAATCGCCGGGGAATACGGTGATGGGTGGGTCACAAATGCCATGCCCGCAAAGCTATTTTCAGAGAAATCAAAGGTGGTGGAAGAAGGGGTGAAGGCAAGATGGCAATCTCCGGACCAATTAGAGAAATGCATTTACATATTTGTCTCCCTGGCCAGGAACGAGGATGAGGCATATAAATCACTTGAGCCGATAAAACACGCCCTTATCTGGCCCGAACTGCTTAACGAAG
This DNA window, taken from Thermodesulfobacteriota bacterium, encodes the following:
- a CDS encoding LLM class flavin-dependent oxidoreductase — encoded protein: MGGRLKFGITGSVPGESTDNLIKQTVQYERGGFDTVWFPDHVVFMAKTITPEVWSVITAASTKTKRIEMGTIGDAHRMHPAIFAHRLATVDHISNGRIFVCVGYGEKMNLDPYGIKWDKPLKRVVESVKIMRALWKGEAVEFDGEFYRLSGAELRIKPWSEKGIPIYIAATAPRALRIAGEYGDGWVTNAMPAKLFSEKSKVVEEGVKARWQSPDQLEKCIYIFVSLARNEDEAYKSLEPIKHALIWPELLNEAGYNVEIADEYRGLQYTKIMPNDPDMLGKFREMGAKYYTREIVLDFVIAGSKQDVIRRMEEYVRAGVDHFILRDFSPDRKKSFKVLTKEVLPYFKASG